In Treponema vincentii, a single window of DNA contains:
- a CDS encoding glycoside hydrolase family 13 protein, which produces MQFSAIEHRSTDNFCYPLNENELMIGIKTGSDIRRVFIVYGDPFDGSVTPDGWAWEGKRQEITRKKDLPYHTWWQATVMLPYGRCKYCFELHGQDEGDVRYCLENGFYTADELVTLRRITGNFPGFEFPWLDGAECVRVPDWVPRTVWYQIFPDRFCRDTSSQKPNDLPWPAAKDVVTNNEHYGGTLRGITEKLGYLADLNITGLYLNPVNASPSVHKYDTSDYLNIDPAFGSADDLHTLVKEAHARGIKVMLDGVFNHCGWDFALWQDVVRNGKVSPYFDWFIVQEWPFETVVEPECEAVASRSRPSGTNGKSGKYSTFAYVDTMPKLNTNNPAVVDYLLNVCETWVRSYDIDGLRLDVANELSHTFCRQLYRRMRSLKKDFYLLGEIWRSALPWLRGGELDSVMNYPLALCFWKFFYDKTLPALTLEREINAVFTAYPEPVTVGLFNLLDSHDTPRLFTRNGGDAFAVWQQYALLLSLPGSPCIYYGSEVLLAGGNDPDCRRCMPWQAIEAGEYAEPMSMMRQLIALRHTHPAMTASGYSYLHDVPLAESEPNRIIHLQKYAETVEPAETTETVETAEVPITRSIDLILNCGTAPVSIAQIIDEKARVYLSLRCRDKTVQPGGFIFFEHLINR; this is translated from the coding sequence ATGCAGTTTTCTGCAATAGAACATCGCAGTACGGATAATTTTTGTTATCCGCTCAATGAAAATGAACTTATGATCGGCATTAAAACCGGCAGCGACATACGGCGTGTATTTATTGTATACGGAGATCCGTTCGACGGTTCGGTAACACCGGACGGATGGGCATGGGAAGGCAAACGGCAGGAAATCACCCGCAAAAAAGATCTTCCGTATCATACATGGTGGCAAGCAACGGTTATGCTTCCTTATGGACGGTGTAAATACTGCTTTGAACTGCACGGTCAAGATGAAGGCGATGTCCGCTACTGTCTGGAAAACGGGTTTTACACGGCAGATGAGCTTGTTACGCTGCGCCGGATAACCGGTAATTTTCCCGGTTTTGAGTTTCCGTGGCTGGACGGCGCCGAATGCGTCCGCGTACCGGATTGGGTACCCCGCACAGTGTGGTATCAAATTTTTCCCGATCGGTTTTGCAGGGATACCTCCTCGCAGAAACCGAATGATCTGCCGTGGCCTGCTGCCAAGGATGTCGTTACCAACAATGAACACTATGGCGGTACGCTTCGGGGTATAACCGAAAAGCTCGGTTATCTTGCCGATTTGAATATTACCGGCTTATATCTTAATCCGGTTAATGCTTCACCGAGTGTGCATAAGTATGATACATCCGATTATCTGAATATCGATCCTGCATTCGGCAGCGCAGATGATCTGCATACGCTGGTGAAAGAAGCTCATGCGCGCGGTATAAAAGTGATGCTGGACGGCGTCTTTAACCACTGCGGCTGGGACTTTGCACTGTGGCAGGATGTTGTCCGCAACGGAAAAGTCTCGCCGTATTTCGATTGGTTTATCGTACAAGAATGGCCGTTTGAAACCGTTGTAGAACCGGAATGTGAAGCCGTCGCGAGCCGAAGCCGACCGTCCGGTACAAACGGAAAGAGCGGAAAGTACAGTACGTTTGCGTATGTCGATACGATGCCGAAGCTGAATACCAATAATCCTGCCGTCGTCGATTACCTGCTGAACGTATGCGAAACATGGGTGCGCAGTTATGATATTGACGGGCTCCGGCTCGATGTTGCGAATGAGCTTTCGCACACATTTTGCAGGCAGCTTTATCGGCGGATGCGCAGTCTTAAAAAAGACTTTTACCTGCTTGGAGAAATATGGCGCAGTGCCTTGCCGTGGCTGCGCGGCGGCGAGTTGGATTCGGTAATGAATTATCCGCTCGCGCTGTGTTTCTGGAAATTCTTTTACGATAAAACGCTGCCCGCCCTGACTTTGGAGCGGGAAATAAATGCCGTTTTTACCGCCTATCCCGAACCTGTTACCGTAGGCCTGTTTAATCTGCTGGATTCCCATGATACGCCGCGCCTTTTTACCCGCAATGGCGGTGATGCGTTCGCCGTATGGCAGCAATACGCCCTGTTGTTGAGCCTGCCCGGTTCGCCGTGTATCTATTACGGCAGCGAGGTTTTGCTTGCAGGCGGAAATGATCCCGATTGCCGCCGTTGTATGCCGTGGCAGGCTATCGAAGCAGGTGAATACGCCGAACCGATGAGCATGATGCGGCAGTTGATTGCTTTGCGCCATACGCATCCGGCAATGACCGCTTCCGGTTACTCATATCTGCATGACGTACCGCTTGCCGAAAGCGAACCGAATAGAATTATTCATTTGCAAAAGTATGCCGAAACGGTAGAACCTGCGGAAACTACGGAGACCGTTGAAACCGCGGAAGTGCCGATTACGCGGAGCATAGACCTCATTCTCAATTGCGGTACGGCTCCGGTATCAATCGCGCAGATAATAGATGAAAAGGCACGGGTATACCTCTCCTTGCGCTGCAGGGATAAAACGGTACAGCCCGGCGGCTTTATCTTTTTTGAACACCTCATCAACCGATGA
- a CDS encoding carbohydrate ABC transporter permease — MATTTLQGAAVIDKSIIKKTSTASTCFMGLGQILYLKQYVRGAFFALMELAVLFLIFFDQTVMQFNGKGPIVRSLIGLITLGDEKPNVPIKMKDHSIFMMIGGLITVLLLVVFIGVYVANVITAKKTAAYIVEKQRYPSTEEARKKFVESAFPYLGLSPAILLMLFFTVLPLIFSALVAFTNYSSPKHIPPNNLVDWVGFENFITMFNSKLANSWFSAFGRVALWTVIWAFFATTTCYFTGMIFAVILVDKRIKLPKFFRTVFILPYAIPVMLSLFIWANLLNGTFGPINRSLMQFGLLSEPIKWLSDPFMAKITMLLVNIWIGFPYSMILITSNMTAIPADIYEAATIDGANKLQQFFRITLPLVLFQTMPILIMQFAANINNFGAVFFLTAGGPNLDDSIQTKAGATDLLISWIYKLTYDTPTLYNLASVLSILVFVVLVPFAVYNFTHTKAFKEGEL; from the coding sequence ATGGCTACAACGACCTTACAAGGCGCTGCCGTTATCGACAAATCAATTATCAAAAAGACATCAACCGCATCGACGTGCTTTATGGGGCTCGGTCAGATCCTCTATTTAAAGCAATATGTGCGCGGCGCCTTTTTCGCTTTGATGGAATTGGCGGTCTTATTTTTGATCTTTTTTGATCAGACGGTTATGCAGTTCAATGGAAAAGGCCCCATCGTGCGGAGTCTGATCGGCCTTATCACACTCGGAGATGAAAAACCGAATGTCCCTATCAAGATGAAGGATCATTCCATCTTTATGATGATCGGCGGTCTTATTACTGTGCTGTTACTCGTCGTGTTTATCGGCGTATATGTTGCGAACGTGATCACTGCCAAAAAAACGGCGGCCTATATCGTGGAAAAGCAGCGCTATCCGTCTACTGAGGAAGCCCGTAAGAAGTTTGTCGAATCGGCGTTTCCGTATCTCGGACTAAGCCCTGCGATCCTGTTGATGCTGTTTTTCACTGTTTTGCCGCTCATCTTTTCGGCGCTGGTTGCCTTTACGAATTACTCATCGCCCAAGCACATCCCGCCGAACAACCTTGTCGACTGGGTCGGTTTTGAAAACTTTATCACGATGTTCAATTCCAAGCTGGCGAATAGTTGGTTCTCCGCTTTCGGGCGCGTTGCACTGTGGACGGTTATCTGGGCGTTCTTTGCAACTACGACCTGTTATTTTACCGGTATGATCTTTGCGGTTATCCTTGTCGACAAGCGCATCAAGCTGCCGAAATTCTTCCGAACCGTGTTTATCCTGCCGTATGCCATTCCGGTTATGCTGAGCTTGTTCATTTGGGCGAACCTTTTGAACGGAACATTCGGCCCCATCAACCGGTCGCTGATGCAGTTCGGTCTTTTGAGTGAACCGATTAAGTGGCTTTCCGACCCGTTTATGGCAAAGATTACGATGCTGTTGGTTAATATTTGGATCGGCTTTCCGTATAGTATGATATTGATTACCAGCAATATGACAGCCATCCCTGCGGATATTTATGAGGCGGCAACCATTGACGGCGCGAATAAATTGCAGCAGTTCTTCCGCATCACCCTTCCGTTGGTACTGTTCCAAACAATGCCCATTCTCATTATGCAGTTTGCCGCCAATATCAACAACTTCGGTGCGGTATTCTTCCTTACTGCCGGCGGCCCGAATCTTGATGACAGTATTCAGACAAAGGCGGGCGCAACCGACCTGTTGATTTCGTGGATTTATAAACTTACGTATGATACGCCGACTTTGTACAACCTTGCCTCGGTACTTTCGATCCTCGTGTTTGTCGTGCTGGTACCGTTCGCAGTCTATAATTTTACGCATACCAAGGCGTTTAAAGAAGGAGAACTGTAA
- a CDS encoding sugar ABC transporter permease yields MKKHSLSTILVLIILYTVLISTVLFVLYPVAFTVGAAFTKTNSLAATSISPIPKEPSVYQFKRLLTPADKIVEGTTDVRGTNYVKWYGNTLKIAVFNVLLTLAVCVTAAYIFSRFRFPLRKPLLASMIVLQMFPSFIGMVATYVLLWKINGLNTHWGLLLVYAAGSVPFNVWLMKGYFDTVPKSVEEAAHVDGAGSFTTYVKIVLPMVKPMIMFLALTSFTAPWMDFIFPRLILRSDDKKTLALGLFELINGRANDNFTMFAAGALLVAVPFTLLFMAGQKFLLKSLAAGAVKE; encoded by the coding sequence ATGAAAAAGCATTCTCTGAGTACCATACTGGTGCTGATTATCCTGTATACCGTCCTTATTTCGACGGTGCTCTTTGTCCTCTATCCCGTTGCCTTTACGGTCGGCGCAGCCTTTACCAAAACCAATTCGTTGGCGGCAACAAGCATTTCTCCTATCCCCAAGGAACCGTCGGTGTATCAGTTTAAACGGCTTTTAACACCCGCGGACAAAATCGTCGAAGGTACAACCGATGTACGCGGTACAAACTACGTTAAATGGTACGGCAATACCCTCAAAATTGCGGTGTTCAATGTCCTTTTGACCTTGGCTGTCTGCGTAACCGCCGCCTATATCTTTTCCCGTTTTAGGTTCCCGCTGCGAAAGCCGCTGCTCGCTTCTATGATTGTGCTGCAGATGTTCCCAAGCTTTATCGGAATGGTTGCAACGTATGTGCTATTATGGAAGATAAACGGCTTAAATACCCATTGGGGACTCCTTTTGGTATATGCGGCGGGCAGTGTGCCCTTTAACGTATGGCTGATGAAAGGCTATTTTGATACGGTGCCGAAAAGCGTTGAAGAAGCCGCCCATGTCGACGGCGCCGGTTCGTTTACCACATACGTGAAAATCGTACTGCCGATGGTAAAGCCGATGATTATGTTTCTTGCGCTTACCAGCTTTACCGCACCGTGGATGGACTTTATCTTCCCGCGTCTTATTTTGCGCAGCGACGATAAAAAGACCTTAGCGCTCGGCCTTTTCGAGCTGATTAACGGCCGCGCAAACGACAACTTTACGATGTTTGCCGCCGGAGCGCTGCTCGTTGCAGTGCCGTTTACGCTGCTGTTTATGGCAGGGCAGAAATTCCTGCTCAAGTCCCTTGCCGCCGGAGCGGTAAAAGAATAG
- a CDS encoding DUF4143 domain-containing protein, which translates to MTERYRIYGTYDITSTNQIFSRVKKSARSKDLEDALEWLVNAGIAYKLNMTPTPELPLSGMADNTYFKVYMADVGLLRKKSNIHFKTILEGDSAYIHFKGALTENYCLTQLKCLGIESYFWRTKADAELDFLTDYAGAVVPIEVKSADNTKAKSLQLFCSRYEPKTAIKTSLKNVGSNVIGSTRVWSLPLYTLFRIKDYLAPLYK; encoded by the coding sequence TTGACGGAGAGGTACCGTATTTATGGAACGTACGATATTACATCAACTAATCAAATTTTTTCCCGCGTAAAAAAAAGCGCGCGCTCAAAAGATCTTGAAGATGCGCTTGAATGGTTGGTAAACGCAGGTATTGCCTATAAACTGAATATGACGCCAACGCCGGAACTCCCCTTATCGGGAATGGCGGATAACACCTATTTTAAGGTATATATGGCCGATGTCGGGTTGCTCCGTAAAAAATCGAATATCCATTTTAAAACTATTCTTGAAGGAGATTCCGCTTATATACATTTCAAAGGTGCACTGACCGAAAACTACTGCCTTACTCAGCTAAAGTGTCTGGGCATAGAAAGTTATTTTTGGCGGACAAAGGCTGATGCGGAACTTGATTTCTTAACCGATTATGCAGGCGCCGTCGTCCCTATTGAAGTAAAGTCTGCGGATAATACCAAAGCAAAAAGTCTCCAGCTGTTTTGTTCCCGATACGAACCTAAGACAGCGATTAAAACGTCCCTTAAAAATGTGGGTAGTAATGTGATTGGCTCTACCCGTGTGTGGAGCCTTCCGCTGTATACGTTATTCCGCATCAAAGACTATCTAGCGCCTCTCTACAAGTAG
- a CDS encoding leucine-rich repeat protein — protein MKTIHKKNTTFLNLAAAALMVAALVLGCKPNVSNGGEVQPPVTDGCTITMSAGANGSITASPVIPAGGKVAKGTEITFTATANPGYRVDTWTITGGTIQAGGQQGDTTAKVKVIADTTVNVMFKPIVYTPVAYADLPNHLTTAQPETNGIYYIEVTGLTAPDVKGNFISDSASPLGQILNSNKRKKVALKFGTMPYVTNMTGCFNGCTSLVQVSYIPDSVTDMKSCFKGCTNLVQVSNIPDSITDMWGCFAGCTNLEQVSNIPNSVKDMGSCFRGCTKLEHVPNIPDSVTNMGSCFYGCTSLTSVTLKCEYLDGKFNYASYGCSSLSVGSIKVPEDSLDDYKDNADKMKAEAEWFAKDE, from the coding sequence ATGAAAACCATACATAAAAAGAATACTACATTTTTGAATTTGGCAGCGGCAGCGCTGATGGTTGCTGCTTTGGTACTGGGCTGTAAGCCGAATGTAAGCAACGGAGGCGAAGTACAACCGCCGGTTACAGACGGCTGCACGATAACGATGAGTGCAGGTGCAAACGGTTCTATAACGGCAAGTCCCGTTATTCCTGCCGGGGGCAAGGTAGCAAAAGGCACCGAAATTACCTTTACCGCGACTGCAAATCCCGGATATCGAGTTGATACATGGACAATTACCGGTGGTACAATACAGGCCGGCGGACAGCAGGGAGATACAACCGCAAAGGTGAAGGTTATAGCAGACACAACGGTCAATGTAATGTTTAAGCCTATAGTATATACGCCGGTCGCATACGCTGACTTGCCTAACCATCTTACCACCGCACAGCCTGAAACCAACGGCATCTATTACATCGAGGTAACCGGTCTTACGGCGCCAGACGTAAAAGGAAACTTCATTAGTGATAGTGCAAGCCCGCTCGGGCAAATACTGAACAGCAACAAACGGAAAAAGGTAGCGCTCAAATTCGGCACAATGCCATACGTTACGAATATGACCGGCTGCTTTAACGGTTGTACAAGTCTTGTTCAAGTATCGTACATCCCTGATAGTGTTACGGATATGAAAAGCTGCTTTAAAGGTTGTACAAATCTTGTTCAAGTGTCGAACATCCCGGATAGTATTACGGATATGTGGGGCTGCTTTGCCGGTTGTACAAATCTTGAGCAAGTATCGAACATCCCTAATAGTGTTAAGGATATGGGCAGCTGCTTTCGCGGTTGTACAAAGCTTGAGCACGTACCGAACATCCCTGATAGTGTTACGAATATGGGCAGCTGCTTTTACGGCTGTACAAGTCTGACATCCGTTACGCTCAAATGCGAGTACCTCGATGGTAAATTTAATTATGCGTCTTACGGCTGCAGCAGCTTAAGCGTAGGCAGTATTAAGGTTCCGGAGGATTCGTTGGATGACTATAAAGATAATGCAGACAAGATGAAAGCAGAGGCGGAATGGTTTGCAAAGGATGAATAA